The following are encoded together in the Roseovarius sp. EL26 genome:
- a CDS encoding mandelate racemase/muconate lactonizing enzyme family protein yields MRIKELHIYQYDLPVKNGPYTMSNSLIWALETTLVKLVTDTDIEGWGEVCPLSATYEKSHAKGARAALEEMAPGLIGSSCLPLSVHHKMDSLLMGNNYAKAAVDIAVHDALGKQLDLRVADLLGGAVTERVPSYYAIGIEEPEEAGRIAAEKRDVGFPRLQVKVGGRDPQIDVAVARKVWEQIQGTGMRLALDANRGWTTRDAQFVSRACSDIPLVIEQPCATVQEMRAIRPLLNHPLYMDETSEDLASVVEAVGTDLVDGFGMKITRIGGLQPMSTFRDICAARNLPHTCDDSWGGDVIAAACTHIGATVDPRRLEGVWLAQPYIEGHYDPENAVKTTDGHIDLPEGPGLGVTPDASLFGAPIASFGG; encoded by the coding sequence ATGCGTATCAAAGAACTGCATATCTACCAGTATGACCTTCCGGTCAAAAACGGGCCGTATACGATGTCTAACTCGTTGATTTGGGCATTGGAGACGACCTTGGTCAAACTGGTAACAGATACGGATATTGAAGGTTGGGGAGAAGTTTGCCCCCTGAGTGCAACCTACGAAAAATCACATGCCAAGGGCGCGCGCGCCGCGTTGGAAGAAATGGCACCTGGCTTGATTGGTAGCTCCTGTTTGCCACTTTCAGTGCATCATAAGATGGACAGCCTGTTGATGGGGAACAATTACGCCAAGGCCGCAGTTGATATTGCCGTTCATGACGCTCTGGGTAAGCAGCTGGATTTAAGGGTTGCTGACCTGTTAGGCGGAGCCGTGACGGAGCGTGTACCATCTTACTATGCTATCGGAATCGAGGAGCCAGAAGAGGCTGGCCGCATTGCGGCTGAAAAACGTGACGTTGGTTTTCCACGTCTGCAAGTCAAGGTCGGCGGGCGTGATCCACAAATAGATGTCGCTGTTGCACGCAAAGTCTGGGAGCAGATTCAAGGAACCGGGATGCGATTGGCATTGGATGCCAATCGTGGCTGGACCACACGGGATGCGCAGTTCGTCAGCCGCGCATGTTCGGATATTCCGTTGGTGATCGAACAACCCTGTGCAACCGTGCAAGAAATGCGTGCGATACGCCCGTTGTTAAACCATCCGCTCTATATGGATGAAACATCTGAAGATCTTGCCAGTGTTGTTGAAGCAGTTGGCACTGATCTGGTGGATGGATTTGGCATGAAGATCACACGCATCGGCGGGCTGCAACCTATGTCCACATTCCGTGATATCTGTGCGGCCCGCAATCTGCCCCATACTTGTGATGATAGCTGGGGTGGCGATGTGATCGCAGCTGCATGCACACATATCGGTGCCACGGTTGACCCTCGCAGGCTCGAAGGGGTCTGGCTGGCGCAGCCGTATATTGAAGGGCACTATGATCCTGAAAACGCTGTTAAGACCACAGACGGACATATCGACCTACCCGAAGGACCTGGTTTGGGTGTAACCCCTGATGCATCACTGTTTGGGGCGCCGATTGCCTCGTTCGGGGGATAA